In one Mycobacterium sp. NBC_00419 genomic region, the following are encoded:
- a CDS encoding MarR family winged helix-turn-helix transcriptional regulator, whose translation MSSSPKDESLDSISHTLAQVMRLSGSRSMFARQAAAAGVALTQPSYVLLRVLIDEGPQSMGALARAAHMDVGMATRQVGSLVDAKLATRQPDSADARVTLIAVTRTGRRVAGSLQEVRRRHLQRALSGWTGAELDEFDRLLTRFFDDSVGTPIDD comes from the coding sequence GTGAGTTCTTCACCGAAGGACGAGTCGCTCGACTCGATCAGCCACACGCTGGCCCAGGTGATGCGGCTCAGCGGCAGCCGGTCAATGTTCGCCCGTCAGGCTGCGGCGGCGGGCGTCGCCCTGACCCAGCCGTCCTACGTGTTGCTGCGCGTCCTGATCGACGAGGGCCCGCAGTCGATGGGTGCGCTGGCCCGCGCCGCGCACATGGACGTCGGCATGGCGACCCGGCAGGTGGGCAGCCTCGTCGACGCGAAATTGGCGACGCGGCAGCCGGATTCGGCCGATGCCCGGGTGACGCTGATCGCGGTCACCAGGACCGGGCGGCGCGTCGCCGGTTCCCTGCAGGAGGTCCGGCGCCGTCATCTGCAGCGCGCGTTGTCGGGCTGGACGGGAGCCGAACTCGACGAGTTCGACCGGCTGCTGACCCGGTTCTTCGACGATTCGGTGGGCACCCCGATCGACGACTGA